A region from the Leopardus geoffroyi isolate Oge1 chromosome C2, O.geoffroyi_Oge1_pat1.0, whole genome shotgun sequence genome encodes:
- the P2RY1 gene encoding P2Y purinoceptor 1 — translation MTEGPWPAVPNGTDATFLAGPGWPWGNSTAASTAAVAAASFACSLTKTGFQFYYLPAVYILVFIIGFLGNSVAIWMFVFHMKPWSGISVYMFNLALADFLYVLTLPALIFYYFNKTDWIFGDAMCKLQRFIFHVNLYGSILFLTCISAHRYSGVVYPLKSLGRLKKKNAVYISVLVWLIVVVGISPILFYSGTQVRKNKTITCYDTTSDEYLRSYFIYSMCTTVAMFCVPLVLILGCYGLIVRALIYNDLDNSPLRRKSIYLVIIVLTVFAVSYIPFHVMKTMNLRARLDFQTPEMCAFNDRVYATYQVTRGLASLNSCVDPILYFLAGDTFRRRLSRATRKASRRSEANLQSKSEDMTLNILSEFKQNGDTSL, via the coding sequence ATGACCGAGGGGCCGTGGCCGGCTGTCCCCAACGGGACGGACGCTACCTTCCTGGCTGGCCCGGGCTGGCCCTGGGGGAACAGCACGGCAGCCTCCACGGCTGCGGTGGCGGCAGCCTCCTTCGCCTGCTCGCTGACCAAGACGGGCTTCCAGTTCTACTACCTGCCGGCTGTCTACATCTTGGTGTTCATTATCGGCTTCCTGGGCAACAgcgtggccatctggatgttcgTCTTCCACATGAAGCCGTGGAGCGGCATCTCCGTGTACATGTTCAACTTGGCCCTGGCCGACTTCTTGTACGTCCTGACGCTGCCCGCTCTCATCTTCTACTACTTCAACAAGACAGACTGGATCTTTGGGGACGCCATGTGTAAGCTGCAGAGGTTCATCTTCCATGTGAACCTCTACGGCAGCATCTTGTTCCTAACCTGCATCAGCGCGCACCGGTACAGCGGCGTGGTGTACCCCCTCAAGTCTCTGGGCAGGCTCAAGAAGAAGAACGCGGTCTACATCAGCGTGCTGGTGTGGCTCATCGTGGTGGTGGGGATCTCGCCCATCCTCTTCTACTCCGGTACCCAGGTCcggaaaaacaaaaccatcaccTGCTACGACACCACCTCAGACGAGTACCTGCGAAGTTATTTTATCTACAGCATGTGCACGACTGTGGCCATGTTCTGTGTCCCCTTGGTGCTAATTCTGGGCTGTTACGGATTGATTGTGAGAGCTCTGATCTACAACGACCTGGACAACTCGCCGCTGAGGAGGAAATCCATTTACTTGGTGATTATTGTACTGACTGTTTTCGCTGTCTCTTACATCCCTTTCCATGTGATGAAAACAATGAATTTGCGGGCCCGGCTGGATTTTCAGACACCAGAAATGTGTGCTTTCAATGACAGGGTTTATGCCACTTACCAGGTGACACGAGGTCTAGCAAGTCTCAACAGTTGTGTGGACCCCATTCTCTATTTCTTGGCAGGAGATACTTTCAGAAGGAGACTGTCCCGGGCCACCAGGAAGGCTTCCAGAAGAAGTGAGGCCAACTTGCAATCCAAGAGTGAAGACATGACCCTCAATATTTTATCTGAGTTCAAACAGAATGGAGATACAAGCTTGTGA